A window of the Fusarium fujikuroi IMI 58289 draft genome, chromosome FFUJ_chr09 genome harbors these coding sequences:
- a CDS encoding probable GTP cyclohydrolase II translates to MPSDTMTGSPAGSSSALPSFYSPKTEAVDASTSHNEQSLEQSIDSLSLSPAPSTPASASVSAHPDPETPIGQEPPPSLLSPSFTPPSTPGTSTPSTAGLRGVPVDSSIPSGGCGSKKPKLLQTLPEVECIVRARIPTVAGTEMFLHLYTNNVDNKEHLAIVFGNNIRSKSLDAVREGETEMDRMVRGAYTGRLFPGRTTSGVESAAPQEQQPPQPSDQPPLVRIHSECYTGETAWSARCDCGEQLDEAARLMGLPGNKAGGIIIYLRQEGRGIGLGEKLKAYNLQDLGSDTVEANLLLRHPADARSYGLATAMLLDLGQPEVRLLTNNPDKIRAVEGPNREVVVRERVAMVPLSWKGRGGFRSQEVEGYLKTKIEKMGHMLDMAALPQ, encoded by the exons ATGCCGTCTGATACCATGACAGGCTCACCGGCGGGCTCCAGCTCAGCTCTGCCCTCCTTCTACTCTCCCAAGACAGAGGCCGTAGACGCTTCTACCTCGCACAACGAACAATCCCTTGAGCAATCCATAGACTCATTATCACTCTCCCCCGCTCCCTCCACTCCCGCCTCCGCTTCCGTCTCCGCCCACCCCGATCCCGAGACGCCGATCGGCCAAGAACCTCCGCCTTCACTGCTCTCGCCATCATTCACGCCTCCCTCTACACCCGGTACTTCTACGCCGTCGACAGCCGGACTTCGCGGTGTTCCTGTCGATAGCTCCATTCCTTCCGGAGGATGCGGATCCAAGAAACCCAAGCTCCTCCAGACTCTCCCGGAGGTTGAGTGCATTGTTCGTGCCCGTATTCCCACGGTAGCGGGCACAGAGATGTTCTTACACCTGTACACCAATAATGTGGATAACAAGGAACACCTGGCTATTGTGTTTGGCAACAATATCCGAAGTAAGAGTCTAGATGCTGTTCGAGAGGGCGAGACCGAGATGGACCGTATGGTGCGCGGCGCATACACGGGCAGACTGTTCCCTGGTCGCACAACCAGTGGTGTTGAGTCAGCAGCTCCTCAAGAGCAACAGCCACCGCAGCCGTCAGACCAGCCTCCACTGGTGAGGATTCACTCCGAGTGCTACACAGGTGAGACAGCATGGTCAGCGCGATGCGACTGTGGTGAACAACTCGACGAAGCAGCTCGTCTGATGGGTCTACCTGGTAACAAGGCTGGTggtattattatttacctGCGACAAGAGGGTCGTGGAATCGGTCttggcgagaagctcaaggcttaTAATCTTCAGGATCTGGGATCTGATACTGTTGAAGCGAATTTGCTGCTGCGACACCCCGCTGATGCTCGAAGCTATGGCTTGGCTACGGCTATgttgcttgatcttgggcaGCCAGAGGTTCGATTATTGACCAACAACCCTGACAAGATTCGCGCGGTTGAGGGCCCTAATAGGGAGGTTGTGGTCAGAGAGCGTGTGGCTATGGTTCCTCTGTCCTGGAAGGGTCGGGGAGGGTTCAGGAGTCAAGAGGTGGAGGGCTatctcaagaccaag ATCGAGAAAATGGGTCATATGCTCGATATGGCAGCGCTCCCACAGTAG
- a CDS encoding related to SRP40-suppressor of mutant AC40 of RNA polymerase I and III, whose translation MSTTIRLRLVIRRHAVPEVKLVWPCVANDDLTVARLLALVNEVVPLESGDWGLEDYVVELYDGKGDSFELLHFQPVGKVLKEDDQVLIRSLSTDDLRRRKLSGRHQISDDGKHLIDGLAFGRPWLRAPRDRPALDLPPRKRARITHEEELDEDDNDGSYVDEGDQSEQLLLEDSVAPEMKEPGSVRLRVRFMDSDQLEEENEDEDLDDENDFQPIEEVHAESAVDEEDEDDAESSDEDDLDADLSDELRLLQEDNAIVEQTPAKEQETLLSGDDSQDPQALLPTQGFDVSWLDKITALRAAFPLTPVSTLQDEMNRNKDLRKTYEKLSEANKPVISYDEALERVLLGPGFSDALSLDQPADEEEDPEDRVLLLPGQAEPKDATRPLIQEIEEEPAPVSTPRVAQNQTSKALISEIPDEEEDTSSSSSSSDSDSDSDSEADSDVDMEKKSGSESDSDSNDPDDDSSDDSDFPAPTPSRPAKTTQEDSEDSDSSDSDSDSDSSSDSSGAEATKGAAESDSDDSSGSSSDSDSSSSESDSESEPEEISSKKQPQTKQPQPQPQPPANAEPKINGHTGKAAPEPPQEPRPPGTGLARTQKRNARKRDAKRLKAMQALEDTQSQPSVNGTASEEAELLARKRALLSAVSDEQEEDPSPPKDATTKETRPMIVEVEEETPAVTASQDAAPVEEEPVPAQRRHKVDMGAGRRLLLGALGLKNPKTKADEDKLRDSLMKNVKPLQNPRVQAQEAKANVDKPAEEQPDEDPEAWRKKISYRAVECCQDDVVLSEPPFPFVQRWDPQQQYGSIRKRKRASQNFNDESYYEEDSQQWNGDEEWNDNSQRKKKKNKKRKNKSGYDGEYDEEEPHEGSFGGTGADGDEDIVLNYDDIPTKHRPEESQFTDTDDLPSLPSDVSTLPSLVLSDMKPGMVATWKQLVMSKATNWQPEMVPMTGLILSISEDNCMHVLLAMRDREGNDKEYDEHTGQRIYAKFEAPDLDEDEEDDGRREIPWAEMSDPRLVQPAPPPAMLETSAKSIKLQAEQNKTVQNGNSTSDNKVSARTDPNETMAEELDTQKVRAEVEADLRGQETEEKPPGTDKSTSIPSGQQPPRLEFPASGNDSPISSFVQPPVPFGKFDSHLHQLQESMQASMSQLQSPLSRDSDKGKKDNEEGEKTGIDESDGAKDAKDSEGEPVPTVEGSWDAVIPDTIPSPELPPLPTKDDVVVDHRLLVVPSSAGSVRSGRQAPSVSGLDDLPEERIEESVEGGIVDDRHGRSASTQVTNESRPRSSSPFPSLEEIFHTARQTQSPFKFSQMSVPQFMKSEKKDGDYEEAMRKLDEGEESDRSPDRNKSLRSLLPNATQPESQKGSPLVRSIKSEGPKPEASEPRHAATPPASQKVKQESQFAIPEGSQVIELSSSPASVQYAEDYAQDSEDETYQDSPLPQGSGWVQKKHSEVNTRSRGKSLPATEAKKTTNVQSRTTRGQTSAPAARGVSTSAYSQIKGRRKTTRKF comes from the exons ATGTCTACAACGATTCGTTTACGGCTCGTCATCCGCAGACATGCAGTCCCAGAAGTCAAGCTCGTATGGCCCTGTGTCGCAAACGACGATTTGACTGTAGCTAGACTCCTCGCGCTGGTCAACGAGGTAGTGCCGCTCGAGAGCGGCGACTGGGGTCTTGAGGACTATGTTGTCGAGCTGTATGATGGCAAGGGCGATAGTTTCGAGCTGCTACATTTCCAGCCCGTCGGCAAAGTTTTGAAGGAGGATGACCAAGTTTT AATAAGATCACTTTCTACCGACGATCTACGACGACGAAAACTCAGTGGCCGACACCAAATATCCGATGATGGAAAGCATCTTATTGATGGACTTGCATTTGGAAGGCCGTGGTTAAGGGCACCACGCGATCGTCCAGCGCTTGACCTACCCCCTCGAAAACGAGCACGTATCACGCacgaagaagagcttgacgaagacgacAATGATGGATCATATGTGGACGAAGGAGACCAGTCGGAGCAGCTCTTGCTCGAAGACTCTGTAGCCCCTGAAATGAAGGAACCAGGCAGTGTTCGTTTGAGAGTACGATTTATGGACAGCGATCAACTCGAAGAAGAgaacgaggatgaagaccttgacgacGAAAACGATTTTCAACCTATAGAAGAAGTCCACGCAGAGTCTGCggtcgacgaggaggacgaagacgacgCTGAAAGTAGCGACGAGGACGACTTGGATGCGGATCTTTCTGACGAGCTGAGACTTCTACAAGAAGACAATGCCATAGTCGAGCAAACGCCTGCCAAGGAACAGGAAACTCTTCTTTCCGGAGACGACAGCCAAGATCCACAAGCACTTTTGCCTACGCAGGGATTTGACGTTTCGTGGCTCGATAAGATCACTGCTCTGCGAGCTGCATTTCCGCTGACACCAGTGTCTACGCTACAAGACGAGATGAACCGAAACAAAGATCTGCGAAAAACGTACGAAAAACTGTCCGAAGCCAACAAGCCCGTGATCAGCTACGATGAAGCCCTTGAACGAGTCCTTCTAGGTCCTGGGTTCTCAGATGCGCTGTCACTCGATCAGCCtgccgatgaggaagaagacccaGAGGATCGAGTATTGCTCCTCCCTGGTCAGGCGGAACCTAAGGACGCAACGCGCCCGCTGATTCAggagattgaagaagaaccagCGCCTGTCAGTACACCACGCGTGGCGCAGAATCAAACATCAAAAGCTTTGATTAGTGAAATccctgatgaggaggaagatacATCGAGCTCTAGCAGTAGTTCAGACTCTGACTCCGATTCTGATTCTGAGGCTGACTCTGATGTGGACATGGAGAAGAAATCAGGTTCAGAATCGGACAGCGACTCGAACGATCCGGACGATGATTCAAGTGACGACTCTGATTTCCCAGCCCCGACACCTTCGCGGCCAGCCAAAACCACCCAAGAAGACTCTGAAGATTCCGACTCGAGTGACTCCGACTCGGATTCAGATTCAAGTTCTGATTCGAGCGGCGCTGAGGCCACCAAAGGCGCCGCTGAAAGTGACTCGGATGACAGCAGCGGCAGTTCAAGCGACTCAGACTCCAGCTCAAGTGAATCCGATTCGGAGTCAGAGCCCGAGGAGATTTCATCGAAAAAGCAGCCTCAAACGAAGCAGCCGCAACCGCAACCGCAACCTCCAGCGAACGCCGAGCCGAAGATCAACGGCCATACTGGCAAAGCAGCGCCAGAACCCCCTCAAGAGCCCAGACCGCCTGGAACTGGGCTAGCGAGGACGCAGAAGAGGAATGCCCGAAAACGAGATGCCAAGAGACTCAAGGCTATGCAGGCTCTAGAGGATACACAATCTCAGCCGTCTGTCAATGGTACTGCAAGCGAGGAAGCTGAGCTTCTGGCTCGAAAGCGGGCACTTCTTAGTGCCGTGAGTGATGAGCAAGAGGAGGACCCAAGCCCGCCCAAGGATGCAACAACCAAAGAGACCAGACCTATGATAGTCGAAGTCGAGGAGGAAACACCAGCCGTCACTGCGAGCCAAGATGCAGCCCCAGTCGAAGAAGAGCCTGTCCCTGCTCAGCGCCGCCACAAAGTCGACATGGGAGCCGGACGACGACTTCTCCTCGGTGCTCTTGGATTAAAGAACCCAAAGACCAAAGCAGATGAAGACAAGCTTCGCGACAGTCTGATGAAGAATGTGAAGCCTCTGCAAAACCCTCGagttcaagctcaagaagccaaggccAACGTTGACAAGCCAGCAGAAGAGCAACCGGATGAAGACCCTGAAGCATGGCGAAAGAAGATCTCTTACCGGGCTGTCGAATGCTGTCAGGATGATGTTGTGTTGAGTGAGCCACCATTCCCATTCGTACAGCGATGGGaccctcaacaacaatatGGATCAATAAGGAAGCGAAAGAGAGCATCGCAAAATTTCAACGATGAGAGCTACTACGAAGAGGACTCTCAGCAATGGAATGGTGATGAAGAGTGGAACGACAACAgtcaaaggaagaagaaaaagaacaagaagcgaaagaacAAGAGTGGCTATGATGGAGAAtacgacgaagaggagccCCATGAGGGTTCTTTTGGTGGCACTGGAGCTGACGgtgatgaagacattgtgTTGAATTATGATGACATCCCAACCAAGCATCGCCCCGAAGAGAGTCAGTTTACCGACACAGATGATCTCCCTTCGCTGCCTTCAGATGTCAGTACGCTGCCCAGTCTTGTGCTGTCCGACATGAAGCCAGGAATGGTTGCCACCTGGAAGCAGTTAGTCATGTCCAAGGCGACTAACTGGCAGCCCGAAATGGTGCCCATGACCGGGCTTATCCTTTCGATCAGCGAAGACAACTGCATGCATGTCCTTCTAGCGATGAGGGACCGAGAGGGAAACGACAAGGAATACGATGAACATACAGGCCAACGAATTTATGCAAAGTTCGAAGCACCAGAccttgatgaagacgaagaggacgaCGGCCGAAGAGAAATTCCGTGGGCAGAAATGTCTGACCCAAGACTGGTCCAGCCAGCACCGCCACCTGCTATGCTGGAGACTTCTGCTAAGAGCATCAAGCTTCAGGCTGAACAGAACAAAACCGTACAGAATGGAAATTCCACGTCGGACAACAAGGTTAGCGCGAGAACAGATCCCAATGAGACTATGGCTGAGGAGTTAGATACGCAGAAAGTGAGAGCAGAGGTCGAGGCCGATTTGAGGGGACAGGAAACTGAGGAAAAGCCCCCAGGAACCGACAAATCGACATCGATCCCTTCTGGCCAGCAACCACCACGACTTGAGTTCCCGGCTTCCGGAAACGACAGTCCGATCAGCAGCTTTGTTCAGCCTCCTGTGCCGTTCGGTAAATTTGACAGTCACCTCCACCAACTACAGGAATCTATGCAAGCATCCATGTCCCAGTTGCAATCTCCTTTGTCGCGTGATTCAGATAAGGGTAAAAAGGATAAcgaggagggagagaaaacAGGTATTGATGAGTCGGATGGAGCGAAAGATGCAAAAGATTCTGAAGGAGAGCCGGTACCGACAGTTGAAGGTAGCTGGGACGCAGTCATTCCCGATACTATACCGTCGCCAGAGCTGCCACCACTGCCGACAAAGGACGACGTAGTTGTTGACCATCGTCTGTTGGTGGTGCCCTCATCTGCGGGTAGCGTTCGCAGTGGGCGGCAAGCCCCATCAGTTAGCGGGCTTGACGACCTTCCAGAGGAGCGAATTGAAGAATCCGTGGAAGGAGGCATAGTTGATGATCGTCACGGGAGAAGCGCCAGCACACAGGTGACGAACGAGTCCCGTCCAAGAAGTAGCAGTCCCTTTCCCTCACTGGAGGAAATATTTCATACAGCAAGGCAGACACAAAGTCCTTTTAAATTCAGTCAGATGTCAGTGCCCCAGTTTATGAAGTCCGAAAAGAAAGATGGAGATTACGAAGAGGCGATGCGAAAGCTAGATGAGGGCGAGGAGTCTGATCGTTCACCTGATCGCAACAAATCTTTACGGAGCCTATTACCAAATGCGACACAGCCTGAATCTCAAAAGGGGAGCCCCCTGGTACGCTCGATCAAGAGCGAGGGGCCCAAACCTGAAGCATCTGAACCTCGACATGCTGCGACACCACCAGCATCTCAGAAAGTGAAGCAAGAATCACAGTTCGCCATCCCAGAGGGCAGCCAGGTTATCGAACTGAGCTCTAGTCCAGCATCAGTCCAATATGCCGAGGACTATGCCCAAGACAGTGAGGACGAGACTTATCAGGATTCTCCACTGCCACAGGGTTCAGGTTGGGTGCAGAAGAAACACAGCGAAGTGAACACGCGAAGCCGTGGAAAGAGTCTACCCGCGACGGAGGCGAAGAAGACAACAAACGTACAGAGCCGAACTACACGTGGACAGACATCTGCTCCAGCGGCTCGAGGGGTGTCGACGAGTGCTTATAGTCAGATCAAGGGACGTAGGAAGACCACACGAAAGTTCTGA